TTGAGTTTTATCGTATCGGCTGCATAAATTTTACCGAGGTAATGATAAGTGAGCTGTACACTTTTATCTGGTGCCTGCGCAAGCTGAATTTCGATAGTATAATTTTGAGCACTTAGCTGAAAGCTTAGCAGTGTAAAAATGAAAATAGTAAATCGTATCATCTAATATGGTTAATCTTTGGCTAAAAATATAAAAATCAAACAAACCATTAAACACAGAATAATTCGTTAAGATATACAATGTTGGTATATGTTTGTTAAATTCAGGCCCTGTTAAAATAAAATTATGCTTTCGGTAAATATTCCGGTTTATAATGTTGAAATTGTTGAGTTGGTAAATCAGTTACACCAGCAAGCTATTCGTTTGGATTTGTCAGTTGAAATAAGGGTTTATGACGATGGTTCAGACGAGATTTTTAAGTCGATAAACCGCACCGTAAAAGATATTTCAAATGTAATTTATAAAGAGCTGGATAAGAATGTAGGCAGGGCCGCTATTCGTAACAAGATGGGCCAAGATGCCGGGGGTGAGTGGTTATTATTTATGGATGCCGATTCGAAATTGATAAGCGGAAATTATTTGAAAAATTACTTTGATAAGCTTTCCGGCAATCGGGTATTGTGTGGTGGTACGGCTTATGCTTCATCAGAACCTGCTGATCCGGAAAAATTGCTACGTTGGACCTATGGAAGTAGGCGCGAAGCCATATCGGCAGCAAGGCGCAACCAGAGCAAGGGATTTATTATCACATCAAATAATTTTCTTATTTCGCGGAATTTATTTCAGCAGATACCTTTTAGAGAAGAGCTGCGCGAATATGGCCATGAAGATACCTTGTTGGGTTACGATCTTTTTTGTCAGGGTATCGAAATTTATCATATTGATAACCCACTTGAACATACAGGGCTAGAGAGCGCCCAGGTATTTCTGAAGAAAACATGCATGGCTTTGGCGAACTTAAAGAAAATTGCTGAAGAGCTGCTGGAAGGGGAGCATAAATTCTATCGTCAGGTGAACTTTTTACGAAAAAACCGACTGTTAACTTTTTTTATTCCCGATAGGTTTTTAGCTCTGCTTTTTAATCGTTACCGTTTAAAACTGGAAACAAACCTGAAAAGCAGGCGGCCGTCGTTATTTTTGTTTGATTTGTATAAACTTGGATACTATGCAAGCATAAAAAACCGCTGGCATTAAATTGCCAACGGTTTATAGAATTGTCTAAGTGTTTTTTTAATCGTCAAGTTTTATATCGCCGTAACGGCTTTTAACGGTTACTTTTCCACCCATCCCCGAACCAACTGTTCCAACTACAGTGCTTGTATGGTTTTCTTTAATCCGATTTCCTGTAAATTCATCAGACGGATATGAAATACCGCAATAATCGCAGCTGGCATCAAGCGAATAGTCTGAGTCATCCAGTCCAAGCTGAATCTGTCCGTAACTGTTTGTAATGTCAATAAATTCAAAACCCGGGTCAACTTCGTCTACTTTAATGCTTCCATAGCCCGATTCAATTTTTAAACTTTTTGCTAATTCTTCAATTTTAATATTGGTGTATTTTGTGCGTGCTGTAAGCGATTGTAATTCTTCAAATTTAAATTTGTCGTATTTCGATTCAATTTTAACAGCATTACATTCTTCCACATTTATTGAAGAATATTTCGATTCAATTTTCAACTTGTTGGCTTCTTCAATGTCAATTGGAGAATAGCTAACATCAAGGTTCATAAACGAAGCAGCTCCAATATTGGCATTGCCGTAGGCCAGCACCAGGTTTAACGACCCCGTTTCTGGAGTACTTAATTCATAAGCCGTGAAATTTCCGTATTTACTTATAAATTCGCCATTTCCGGTAAGTTTTCCAACAACAGTATTGCCATACTTATTACTTATTTTCAGGTTCTTGTCAGAAGGTATATTTACCTTATAATCAATACTAAAGCGTTTCTGGCTTTTAAAATTGTTTGCAATTTCGGTAACAGCTTTTACTGTACCCCCCGATTTACTAAAATTAACCTCAATTAAATCCAGCAGGTCATCGGCTTTATTTTCGTTGGGCGCTTCAACGGTAATAATAACATCAATGGTAACTTCATCGCCGCCCTGGTTGTTAATTTTAACTTCTCCAAAACGGTTGTCAATTTCCAGCGAAGTAACTGCATCAACCGGCCATGCTTCGTTGTATTCTTTTGTTTTTTCTTCAGCAACTACTGTTGTTCCGGCAGCTATTAGCCCGATTACAAACAGTAACATCATTCTTTTAATTGTTTTCATTTTATTCTGGTTTTAATTTTTACAAAAACTTTTATTTCTAATTGTTTTGGTTAAATGGCCATAACTTCT
Above is a genomic segment from uncultured Draconibacterium sp. containing:
- a CDS encoding glycosyltransferase, producing the protein MLSVNIPVYNVEIVELVNQLHQQAIRLDLSVEIRVYDDGSDEIFKSINRTVKDISNVIYKELDKNVGRAAIRNKMGQDAGGEWLLFMDADSKLISGNYLKNYFDKLSGNRVLCGGTAYASSEPADPEKLLRWTYGSRREAISAARRNQSKGFIITSNNFLISRNLFQQIPFREELREYGHEDTLLGYDLFCQGIEIYHIDNPLEHTGLESAQVFLKKTCMALANLKKIAEELLEGEHKFYRQVNFLRKNRLLTFFIPDRFLALLFNRYRLKLETNLKSRRPSLFLFDLYKLGYYASIKNRWH